In a single window of the Sphingosinicella microcystinivorans genome:
- a CDS encoding pyridoxal phosphate-dependent aminotransferase, whose translation MTFLSDAIQRIQPSPTLAVTQKAAALKEAGRNVIGLGAGEPDMPVPDFVAEAAIAAIRGGQNKYTNVDGTNALKEAVRGKFRRDNNLEYGLDQITVNVGGKHTIFNALLVTLNAGDEVIIPAPYWVSYPDIVQFCGAKPVFIAAGIDAGFKITPAELEAAITPKTRWLILNSPSNPTGAVYTREEIAALGEVLRRNPHVWVLSDDMYEHIIYDTKFATIADVCPDLYDRTLTVNGASKAYSMTGWRIGFAGGPAQLIKAIAKIQSQSTTNPCAIAQAAATAALNGPQDFLKARVETFRGRRDLVVSMLNQTDGLRCATPEGAFYVYPDCAGLIGRKTPSGATLANDEDVAGYLLESEGVAVVHGGAFGVSPAFRISYATSTDLLEDACTRIQRACGALRA comes from the coding sequence ATGACCTTCCTCTCCGACGCCATCCAGCGCATCCAGCCGTCCCCCACGCTCGCCGTCACGCAGAAGGCGGCGGCGCTCAAGGAGGCAGGGCGGAACGTCATCGGGCTCGGCGCGGGCGAGCCGGACATGCCGGTGCCGGATTTCGTGGCGGAGGCCGCCATCGCCGCCATTCGCGGCGGGCAGAACAAGTACACCAACGTCGACGGCACCAACGCGCTCAAGGAGGCCGTGCGCGGCAAGTTCAGGCGCGACAACAACCTCGAGTACGGCCTCGACCAGATCACCGTGAACGTTGGCGGCAAGCACACGATCTTCAACGCGCTGCTCGTCACGCTGAACGCGGGCGACGAGGTCATCATCCCCGCGCCCTACTGGGTGTCGTACCCGGACATCGTGCAGTTCTGCGGCGCGAAGCCGGTGTTCATCGCCGCCGGGATCGACGCGGGCTTCAAGATCACGCCTGCCGAGCTCGAAGCCGCGATCACGCCGAAGACGCGCTGGCTGATCCTCAATTCGCCGTCGAACCCCACCGGCGCCGTCTACACGCGCGAGGAGATCGCCGCGCTCGGCGAGGTGCTGCGCCGCAATCCGCACGTCTGGGTGCTGTCGGACGATATGTACGAGCACATCATCTACGACACGAAGTTCGCGACCATCGCCGATGTCTGCCCGGACCTCTACGACCGCACACTCACCGTGAACGGCGCCTCCAAGGCCTATTCGATGACAGGCTGGCGCATCGGCTTCGCGGGCGGCCCGGCGCAGCTCATCAAGGCGATCGCCAAGATCCAGTCGCAGTCGACGACCAACCCCTGCGCCATCGCGCAGGCGGCGGCGACAGCGGCGCTGAACGGCCCGCAGGACTTCCTGAAGGCGCGCGTCGAGACCTTCCGCGGCCGCCGCGACCTCGTCGTCTCGATGCTGAACCAGACGGACGGCCTCCGCTGCGCGACGCCCGAGGGCGCCTTCTACGTCTATCCGGACTGCGCCGGCCTCATCGGCCGCAAGACGCCGTCGGGCGCGACGCTCGCGAACGACGAGGACGTGGCGGGCTACCTGCTGGAATCGGAAGGCGTCGCGGTGGTGCACGGCGGCGCGTTCGGCGTCTCGCCCGCGTTCCGCATCTCCTACGCGACCTCCACCGACCTCCTCGAAGACGCCTGCACCCGCATCCAGCGTGCCTGCGGGGCGCTCAGGGCCTGA
- a CDS encoding NAD(P)/FAD-dependent oxidoreductase, with protein sequence MDGRSKAPGKVIIVGAGITGCAIAWHLARLGHTDVTVLDRGTLGAPLGSTGHAPGLLGRNAASPVMAALADYTAEFLMRLPGAVFNKVGSVEVARKAETADLLERKAATARGYGFEAHVVGPGELAGLVPYMDVSGLKRGLYLPGDGTLDARAALRGLHEGARDAGVTFRENVAVRDVLVREGRVVGVVTDDGEIVGDKVVIAVGIWGAELLKRHGIALPLFPVQHPYFTTAPLAVLDGAPAPSRHPMVRDLENVFYLREHGDRLGFGWYSHAPAPAEVAALIEAEMAFPAHGFHEGLSHDLFPVLAGAPIERKLNGIFSMTPDGGPLLGPVPGEPHLWVAEAVWVTHSGGVGRAVAEALLGLEPTIDVGAFAPDRFAAMPEDVCRARSLSLYNDIYAWPAP encoded by the coding sequence ATGGATGGACGATCGAAAGCGCCGGGGAAAGTGATCATCGTGGGGGCGGGCATAACCGGCTGCGCGATCGCCTGGCACCTCGCCCGGCTCGGGCACACGGACGTGACGGTCCTCGACCGCGGCACGCTCGGGGCGCCGCTCGGCTCGACGGGCCATGCGCCGGGGCTGCTCGGGCGCAACGCGGCGTCTCCGGTCATGGCGGCGCTCGCCGACTATACGGCGGAGTTTCTGATGCGGCTTCCGGGCGCGGTGTTCAACAAGGTCGGCAGCGTCGAGGTCGCCCGCAAGGCGGAAACGGCGGACCTGCTGGAACGCAAGGCGGCGACGGCGCGGGGATACGGGTTCGAGGCTCATGTGGTCGGCCCCGGAGAGCTTGCCGGGCTGGTGCCCTACATGGACGTCTCCGGCCTGAAACGGGGCCTGTACCTCCCGGGCGACGGCACGCTCGATGCCCGTGCGGCGCTGCGCGGTCTCCACGAGGGCGCGCGGGACGCGGGGGTGACGTTTCGGGAGAATGTCGCGGTCAGGGACGTGCTGGTTCGCGAGGGGCGGGTCGTCGGCGTCGTCACCGATGACGGGGAGATCGTCGGGGACAAGGTCGTCATCGCGGTCGGCATCTGGGGGGCGGAGCTTCTGAAACGGCACGGCATCGCCCTGCCGCTGTTCCCGGTCCAGCATCCCTATTTCACGACCGCGCCGCTGGCGGTTCTGGACGGGGCGCCCGCGCCTTCGCGGCATCCGATGGTGCGGGACCTGGAGAACGTCTTCTACCTGCGCGAGCACGGCGACCGGCTCGGCTTCGGCTGGTACAGCCACGCGCCCGCGCCGGCGGAGGTGGCAGCACTCATCGAGGCCGAAATGGCGTTTCCGGCGCACGGCTTCCACGAGGGTCTTTCGCACGACCTCTTCCCGGTTCTCGCGGGCGCGCCGATCGAGAGAAAGTTGAACGGCATATTCTCGATGACGCCGGACGGCGGGCCGCTGCTTGGGCCGGTGCCGGGAGAGCCGCACCTGTGGGTCGCCGAGGCGGTGTGGGTCACGCACTCGGGCGGCGTCGGGCGCGCGGTCGCCGAGGCGCTGCTCGGCCTTGAGCCCACCATCGACGTCGGCGCCTTCGCGCCGGACCGCTTCGCGGCGATGCCGGAGGACGTCTGCCGCGCGCGGTCCCTGTCGCTCTACAACGACATTTACGCGTGGCCCGCGCCTTGA
- a CDS encoding DUF445 domain-containing protein: MKIVATGMLLLMAAVFLAARALGEAYVWAPYVEAFAEAAMVGGLADWFAVTALFRHPLGLPIPHTAIIPKNKDRLGDNLAAFLKTNFLKPAIVARRMRSVDMAGAVGRWLAAPPAETRLSGSIGKLGIQLLDALDNEAVSGWIRGAIGGNLRRFELAPLMGRVLDRAIDEGRLQPLVDSGITWLARVLDQNEGLIRDLVEARTMWLLRLASLDERLANSIIEALRRLLNEMSADPEHPLRLKVMVAMKDFAFDLQFESETQARVEKLKLEVIKNPELGGFLDGIWTNAKTSLRASLADPGQALAGRVGEAARHIGQTIENDPALRRALNKYTRRAIVGVVADYGDELVRIVSDTVRSWDADTVTERVERAVGRDLQFIRINGTLVGGLVGLTIHAVTELL, encoded by the coding sequence ATGAAGATCGTCGCCACGGGGATGCTGCTGCTGATGGCGGCGGTGTTCCTCGCCGCGCGCGCGCTCGGCGAGGCCTATGTCTGGGCGCCCTATGTCGAGGCCTTCGCCGAGGCGGCGATGGTGGGCGGGCTTGCCGACTGGTTCGCGGTGACGGCGCTGTTCCGCCACCCGCTCGGCCTGCCGATCCCGCACACGGCGATCATCCCGAAGAACAAGGACCGGCTCGGCGACAACCTCGCGGCCTTCCTCAAGACCAACTTCCTGAAGCCCGCGATCGTGGCGCGCCGGATGCGGAGCGTCGACATGGCGGGCGCGGTCGGGCGCTGGCTCGCCGCGCCGCCCGCCGAGACGCGGCTCAGCGGCAGCATCGGCAAGCTCGGCATCCAGCTTCTCGACGCGCTGGACAACGAGGCCGTGTCGGGGTGGATACGCGGCGCGATCGGCGGCAACCTGCGCCGTTTCGAGCTTGCGCCGCTGATGGGCCGCGTGCTCGACCGCGCGATCGACGAGGGGCGGCTGCAACCGCTCGTCGATTCCGGCATCACGTGGCTCGCGCGCGTACTCGACCAGAACGAGGGGCTGATCCGCGATCTCGTCGAGGCGCGGACGATGTGGCTGCTGCGCCTCGCCTCGCTCGACGAGCGGCTGGCGAATTCGATCATCGAGGCGCTGCGGCGGCTGCTGAACGAGATGTCGGCCGATCCCGAGCACCCGCTGCGCCTGAAGGTGATGGTGGCGATGAAGGACTTCGCGTTCGACCTCCAGTTCGAATCGGAAACGCAGGCGCGCGTCGAGAAGCTGAAGCTGGAGGTGATCAAGAACCCCGAGCTGGGCGGCTTCCTCGACGGCATCTGGACGAACGCCAAGACCTCGCTCCGCGCGTCGCTCGCCGACCCCGGGCAGGCGCTCGCGGGCCGTGTCGGCGAGGCCGCGCGCCATATCGGGCAGACCATCGAGAACGACCCCGCGCTGCGGCGCGCGCTCAACAAGTACACGCGCCGCGCCATCGTCGGCGTCGTCGCGGACTACGGCGACGAGCTTGTCCGCATCGTGTCGGATACCGTGCGGAGCTGGGACGCGGACACCGTCACCGAGCGCGTCGAGCGCGCGGTGGGCCGCGACCTCCAGTTCATCCGCATCAACGGCACGCTGGTGGGCGGCCTCGTCGGGCTCACCATCCACGCGGTGACGGAACTGCTCTAG
- the pabB gene encoding aminodeoxychorismate synthase component I codes for MLTAPFVALDDARGDGTHPLTLYSGAREIVTASRRDEVRPALTALRRHVAEGRHVAGFLAYEAGHALEPRLSAIPERGAETPLVWFGVFDAPQFVPPETLLGAVAGREVRVSAPEPDLDAPRYAAALAEVKALIEAGDIYQANLTFPTGLAIEGHPLALYARLRRAQRMGHGAVVFTGREWILSFSPELFFTLSGGVLQTRPMKGTAPRRPLAEDDAATAAALAADPKNRAENLMITDLIRNDLARVAEAGSVAVRDAFAVERYPTVHQMTTTVEARLREGLDAFDVLDALFPCGSVTGAPKIRAMEVIDAVEARPRGVYTGSIGAVGPGAAQFNVAIRTIEMRNQSATMGIGSGIVADSDAASEWRECGEKMAFVSASGRPFHLIETMGFTPAEGIAHLPLHLERLEQSAAWHDFRFDRHEVRNLLQAAVGALRTPARIKLVLAPGGAAAVSCTGMPPVPAPARAAIVPLPVKPGDPRLAHKTSDRAFYDAARRASGMDEVIFERGDGRLTEGSFTNLFVERDGVLLTPPASDGLLPGVLRRHLLETGRAREASLARADLDGGFLLGNALRGLFRARLVAPGSD; via the coding sequence ATGCTGACCGCGCCGTTCGTGGCGCTCGACGACGCGCGCGGCGACGGCACGCACCCGCTCACGCTCTACAGCGGCGCGCGCGAGATCGTCACCGCCTCGCGCCGGGATGAAGTCCGCCCCGCGCTCACGGCGCTGCGGCGGCATGTCGCCGAAGGCCGCCACGTCGCGGGCTTCCTCGCCTACGAGGCCGGGCACGCGCTGGAGCCGCGCCTCTCCGCCATTCCGGAGCGCGGCGCCGAGACCCCGCTCGTCTGGTTCGGAGTCTTCGACGCGCCGCAATTCGTGCCGCCGGAAACGCTGCTGGGCGCGGTCGCCGGACGTGAAGTCCGCGTATCCGCGCCCGAACCCGACCTCGACGCCCCGCGCTACGCCGCCGCGCTCGCGGAGGTGAAGGCGCTGATCGAGGCCGGCGACATCTATCAGGCCAACCTCACCTTCCCCACCGGCCTCGCCATCGAAGGCCATCCGCTGGCGCTCTACGCCCGGCTCCGGCGCGCGCAGCGCATGGGCCACGGCGCGGTCGTGTTCACGGGGCGCGAATGGATATTGTCCTTCTCGCCCGAGCTGTTCTTCACGCTGTCGGGCGGCGTGCTGCAAACGCGCCCGATGAAGGGCACCGCCCCGCGCCGCCCGCTCGCCGAGGACGACGCCGCCACCGCCGCCGCGCTCGCCGCCGATCCCAAGAACCGCGCCGAGAACCTGATGATCACCGATCTCATCCGCAACGACCTCGCGCGCGTCGCCGAGGCGGGGTCGGTCGCCGTGCGCGATGCGTTCGCGGTGGAGCGCTATCCCACCGTTCACCAGATGACGACGACGGTCGAGGCACGGCTCCGGGAGGGCCTCGACGCCTTCGACGTTCTGGACGCGCTGTTCCCCTGCGGTTCCGTCACCGGCGCGCCGAAAATCCGCGCGATGGAGGTGATCGACGCGGTCGAGGCCCGTCCGCGCGGCGTCTACACCGGCTCGATCGGCGCCGTCGGCCCCGGCGCCGCGCAGTTCAACGTCGCGATCCGCACCATCGAGATGCGGAACCAAAGCGCGACAATGGGCATTGGATCGGGCATTGTCGCCGACAGCGATGCCGCGTCGGAATGGCGTGAGTGCGGAGAGAAGATGGCGTTTGTCAGCGCGTCGGGGCGGCCGTTCCACCTCATCGAGACGATGGGCTTCACGCCCGCGGAAGGCATCGCCCACCTGCCGCTCCACCTCGAACGGCTGGAGCAGTCGGCCGCGTGGCACGATTTCCGTTTCGACCGGCACGAGGTCCGCAACCTCCTGCAAGCCGCCGTCGGCGCGCTGAGGACGCCCGCGCGCATCAAGCTGGTGCTGGCGCCGGGCGGCGCGGCGGCGGTCAGTTGCACCGGAATGCCGCCGGTCCCCGCCCCGGCGCGCGCCGCGATCGTGCCGCTGCCGGTGAAGCCCGGCGACCCCCGCCTCGCGCACAAGACCAGCGACCGCGCCTTCTACGACGCCGCCCGCCGCGCCTCGGGCATGGACGAGGTGATCTTCGAGCGCGGCGACGGCCGGCTCACCGAGGGCAGCTTCACCAACCTGTTCGTCGAGCGGGACGGCGTGCTGCTGACCCCCCCGGCGAGCGACGGCCTGCTCCCCGGCGTGCTGCGCCGCCATCTTCTCGAGACCGGCCGCGCCCGCGAGGCTTCCCTCGCCCGCGCCGATCTCGACGGCGGATTCCTGCTCGGAAATGCCTTGCGCGGACTTTTTCGCGCACGGCTGGTTGCCCCCGGAAGCGACTGA
- a CDS encoding efflux RND transporter permease subunit: MRNISSWSIRNPVAPIVLFVALTLAGIVSFIRMDINNNPDVSFPVAQVIITQPGAAPSEMKTQITQIVEASVRNVSGVDEITSWVTEGVSTTMVQFDIGTPIDRAVNDVRDAVQKVRGDLPQGILEPQVVREDIDGVLAYWTVQSVDMTLEELSWFVDNVASKRMLSVPGMAVASRGGGVSREIRVELDPMKLQAQGITAAQVNQQLRQLNLNATGGRAEIAGAEQSVRVLGNAADAAALGATQLSVGGRTLRLSDVANVRDSYGEQRGLGLIDGRQVVSIRLAKAKGSSDVAVYDDALKVLDQLAAEYPKVKITPMFTTVKYTEQQYEASMAALIEGAVLAVIVVFIFLRDWRAMLISATAIPLSAIPAFWFMDMMGFTLNGLSLLALSLVAGVLVDDAIVEIENIVRHMRMGKTAYQASMDAADEIGLAVVATTSAIAAVFLPVGLMGGVTGQFFKQFGLTVVVAVLMSLAVARMITPLIAAYFLKAEGEQNHGDGPMMDRYLAMLRWSLDTGRAREVRARQDWKRHFWRLADHRVWVMGIGVLALLLTAVSFATLPFTFQPESDQDSTQLKIEMVPGTTLEQTRALAERANALLLRQPETQLSYIDIEQPGSAMIYTQLRDKRKRTSIEYQKQLAPELQKIPDARITFQSMDGWSGGRDVTVMIAGDDSELLHDAALRIVGEMRAQKMFVAPRVEGDLQRPEIVISPHFDLAAELGITTAALSETIRIATIGDIDQNVAKFSLTDRQIPIRVMLPVESRKNITMIENLPVPTSSGGSVPLKVVADIGFGAGPSILRRYNQRDRIVVGADLAEGYVKGEGLKTALSLPAVRNLPAGVERIEFGESKMQNELVTQFTVAVVSGILLVFAVLVLLYKRVMPPFVNMGSLLLAPLGGALALHLTGQVISMPVLIGLLMLLGIVAKNSILLVDFAIEEMNKGVDKVTAIIDAGHKRAQPIVMTTVAMAAGMLPTALSLTGDGAWRAPMGITVIGGLLLSTLLTLVIVPAAFSLADGVERWLGSKFSKLLTHDHPGKPAAAPAAPAE; encoded by the coding sequence ATGCGGAATATCTCGTCCTGGTCGATCCGGAACCCGGTCGCGCCGATCGTGCTGTTCGTGGCGCTGACGCTGGCGGGCATCGTCAGCTTCATCCGCATGGACATCAACAACAACCCGGACGTCAGCTTCCCGGTGGCGCAGGTGATCATCACCCAGCCGGGCGCCGCGCCTTCGGAAATGAAGACGCAGATCACGCAGATCGTGGAAGCCTCCGTGCGGAACGTCAGCGGCGTCGACGAGATCACCTCGTGGGTGACCGAGGGCGTTTCGACGACGATGGTGCAGTTCGACATCGGCACGCCGATCGACCGCGCCGTCAACGACGTGCGCGACGCGGTGCAGAAGGTGCGCGGAGACCTGCCGCAGGGCATCCTCGAACCGCAGGTGGTGCGCGAGGACATCGACGGCGTGCTCGCCTACTGGACGGTGCAGTCCGTGGACATGACGCTCGAGGAGCTGTCGTGGTTCGTCGACAACGTCGCCTCGAAGCGGATGCTCTCCGTGCCCGGCATGGCGGTCGCGAGCCGCGGCGGCGGCGTCTCCCGCGAGATCCGCGTCGAGCTCGATCCGATGAAATTGCAGGCGCAGGGCATCACCGCCGCGCAGGTCAACCAGCAGCTCCGCCAGCTCAACCTCAACGCCACCGGCGGGCGCGCCGAGATCGCGGGCGCCGAGCAGTCGGTGCGCGTGCTCGGCAACGCCGCCGACGCGGCGGCGCTCGGCGCGACGCAGCTCAGCGTCGGCGGCCGCACGCTCAGGCTTTCCGATGTCGCGAACGTGCGCGATTCCTACGGCGAGCAGCGCGGCCTCGGCCTCATCGACGGACGGCAGGTCGTCAGCATTCGCCTTGCGAAGGCGAAGGGCTCGTCGGACGTCGCCGTCTACGACGATGCGCTCAAGGTCCTCGACCAGCTCGCGGCGGAATATCCCAAGGTGAAGATCACGCCGATGTTCACCACGGTGAAGTACACCGAGCAACAGTACGAGGCCTCGATGGCGGCGCTCATCGAAGGCGCCGTGCTCGCCGTGATCGTGGTGTTCATCTTCCTGCGCGACTGGCGGGCGATGCTGATCTCGGCCACGGCCATTCCGCTGTCGGCGATCCCGGCGTTCTGGTTCATGGACATGATGGGCTTCACGCTGAACGGCCTGTCGCTGCTCGCGCTCAGCCTCGTCGCGGGCGTGCTCGTCGACGATGCGATCGTGGAGATCGAGAACATCGTGCGCCACATGCGCATGGGCAAGACCGCCTACCAGGCCTCGATGGACGCGGCGGACGAGATCGGGCTGGCGGTGGTGGCGACCACCTCGGCGATCGCCGCCGTGTTCCTGCCGGTCGGCCTGATGGGCGGCGTCACCGGACAGTTCTTCAAGCAGTTCGGGCTGACCGTCGTGGTCGCCGTGCTGATGAGCCTTGCCGTCGCGCGCATGATTACACCCCTGATCGCCGCCTATTTCCTGAAGGCCGAGGGCGAGCAGAACCACGGCGACGGCCCGATGATGGACCGCTACCTCGCGATGCTGCGCTGGTCGCTCGACACCGGGCGGGCCCGCGAGGTGCGCGCGCGGCAGGACTGGAAGCGCCATTTCTGGCGCCTCGCCGACCACCGCGTCTGGGTGATGGGCATCGGCGTGCTGGCGCTGCTGCTGACGGCCGTGTCGTTCGCGACGCTGCCGTTCACCTTCCAGCCGGAATCCGACCAGGACTCGACCCAGCTCAAGATCGAGATGGTGCCGGGTACGACGCTCGAACAGACGCGGGCGCTGGCCGAAAGGGCCAATGCGCTGCTGCTCAGGCAGCCGGAAACGCAGCTCAGCTACATCGACATCGAGCAGCCGGGCAGCGCGATGATCTACACGCAGCTTCGCGACAAGCGGAAGCGCACGAGCATCGAGTACCAGAAGCAGCTGGCGCCGGAACTCCAGAAGATTCCCGACGCGCGCATCACCTTCCAGTCGATGGACGGCTGGAGCGGCGGGCGCGACGTGACGGTGATGATCGCCGGCGACGACAGCGAACTCCTGCACGACGCCGCGCTCAGGATCGTGGGCGAGATGCGCGCGCAGAAGATGTTCGTCGCGCCGCGCGTGGAGGGTGATCTGCAGCGCCCCGAGATCGTCATCTCGCCGCATTTCGACCTCGCGGCTGAACTCGGCATCACCACGGCGGCGCTCAGCGAGACGATCCGCATCGCCACGATCGGCGACATCGACCAGAACGTCGCCAAGTTCTCGCTGACGGACAGGCAGATTCCGATCCGCGTCATGCTGCCCGTGGAATCGCGCAAGAACATCACCATGATCGAGAACCTGCCGGTGCCGACGTCGAGCGGCGGATCGGTGCCGCTGAAGGTCGTCGCCGACATCGGCTTCGGCGCGGGCCCGTCGATCCTGAGGCGCTACAACCAGCGGGACCGCATCGTCGTCGGCGCCGACCTCGCCGAAGGCTATGTGAAGGGCGAGGGCCTGAAGACGGCGCTGTCGCTGCCGGCGGTGCGCAATCTTCCGGCGGGCGTCGAGCGCATCGAGTTCGGCGAATCGAAGATGCAGAACGAGTTGGTCACGCAGTTCACGGTCGCCGTCGTTTCGGGAATCCTGCTCGTGTTCGCGGTGCTGGTGCTGCTCTACAAGCGCGTCATGCCGCCGTTCGTGAACATGGGCTCGCTGCTGCTCGCGCCGCTCGGCGGTGCGCTCGCGCTGCACCTCACCGGGCAGGTGATCTCGATGCCCGTGCTGATCGGCCTCTTGATGTTGCTCGGCATTGTTGCGAAAAACTCGATCCTGCTCGTCGATTTCGCGATCGAGGAGATGAACAAGGGCGTGGACAAGGTGACGGCGATCATCGACGCAGGCCACAAGCGCGCGCAGCCGATCGTGATGACCACGGTGGCGATGGCCGCCGGTATGCTGCCGACAGCGCTTTCGCTGACCGGCGACGGCGCGTGGCGCGCGCCGATGGGCATCACGGTGATCGGCGGCCTTCTCCTCTCGACGCTGCTGACGCTCGTGATCGTTCCGGCCGCCTTCAGCCTCGCCGACGGCGTCGAGCGCTGGCTCGGCTCGAAGTTCAGCAAGCTGCTCACCCACGACCATCCCGGCAAGCCGGCCGCGGCGCCCGCTGCCCCCGCCGAGTAG
- a CDS encoding CGNR zinc finger domain-containing protein, with translation MMVTNSRLPFLELINSEHIEGPGRVTDHLDDRAWTERLLARWGRPAMLRDRDIEDLKRLRSALRSVIASAMAGEGADPAALARINACLAGAKRTLHVRDSGSGELGLESGLVGSHAAFAALSFADVLASGEMRRVKLCANDDCRWAFFDGSRNRSKTWCSSAACGNLTKVRAFRARKRDSRV, from the coding sequence ATGATGGTTACAAACTCCAGACTTCCTTTCCTCGAGCTGATCAACAGCGAGCATATCGAGGGGCCGGGCCGCGTCACCGATCATCTCGACGACCGCGCCTGGACCGAAAGGCTGCTCGCCCGTTGGGGAAGGCCCGCGATGCTTCGGGATCGGGACATCGAAGACCTCAAGCGGCTCCGGTCGGCGCTCCGCAGCGTGATCGCGAGCGCGATGGCGGGCGAGGGAGCGGACCCCGCCGCCCTCGCCCGCATCAACGCCTGCCTCGCCGGGGCGAAACGGACGCTGCACGTCCGCGACTCGGGTTCGGGCGAACTCGGCCTCGAATCCGGCCTCGTGGGCTCGCACGCCGCGTTCGCCGCGCTCTCCTTCGCCGACGTCCTCGCAAGCGGCGAGATGCGCCGCGTGAAGCTCTGCGCCAACGACGACTGCCGCTGGGCGTTCTTCGACGGCAGCCGCAATCGCTCGAAGACGTGGTGCTCGTCCGCGGCGTGCGGCAATCTCACCAAGGTCCGCGCCTTCCGCGCGCGGAAGCGGGATTCCCGAGTCTAG